A single Lolium perenne isolate Kyuss_39 chromosome 6, Kyuss_2.0, whole genome shotgun sequence DNA region contains:
- the LOC127309387 gene encoding uncharacterized protein, translating into MALVREAMAMYDGGFVEAEVSAFDALGYGGGVDAAALFDFGGYAYVPAHEEPAGTASACVQDSASWAGAGRSVLTFDRAARGHGAQAVASVVADDEADYDAWIDATDEDDQAAPAASTIGFDPASGCFSLTQRSGGARRPFGLLFPGTSSGTGSPDTAAPARISQKRVNVVPMQGAEPRAAKRQCGASRKTSKLKSPKPTTTTPPKEPQSHAAKNRREKISERLRTLQELVPNGTKVDMVTMLEKAINYVKFLQLQVKVLATDEFWPVQGVMAPEISQVKEALDAILSSTPPSEGRMN; encoded by the exons ATGGCGTTAGTGCGGGAGGCGATGGCGATGTATGACGGAGGCTTCGTCGAAGCCGAGGTGTCTGCGTTCGACGCCCTCGGCTACGGCGGGGGCGTCGACGCGGCCGCGCTGTTCGACTTCGGGGGCTACGCCTACGTCCCCGCCCACGAAGAGCCGGCCGGCACCGCGAGCGCCTGCGTGCAGGACAGCGCGAGCTGGGCGGGCGCGGGGCGGTCCGTGCTCACGTTCGACCGGGCCGCCCGTGGCCACGGCGCGCAGGCGGTGGCGTCGGTGGTTGCGGACGACGAAGCCGACTACGACGCGTGGATCGACGCCACGGACGAGGACGACCAGGCGGCCCCTGCGGCATCGACAATAGGCTTCGACCCGGCCTCGGGCTGCTTCAGCCTCACGCAGAGGTCCGGCGGCGCGCGCCGGCCGTTCGGGCTCCTGTTCCCTGGCACGTCCAGCGGCACGGGCTCGCCGGACACTGCTGCGCCGGCGCGTATCTCCCAGAAACGGGTCAACGTGGTGCCCATGCAGGGCGCGGAGCCGCGGGCCGCCAAGAGGCAGTGCGGCGCGAGCAGGAAGACGAGCAAGCTGAAGTCGCCAAAGCCCACCACCACCACTCCCCCCAAGGAACCGCAAAGCCACGCCGCAAAG AATCGCCGGGAGAAGATCAGCGAGCGGCTCCGGACGCTGCAGGAGCTGGTGCCCAACGGCACCAAGGTGGACATGGTCACCATGCTTGAGAAGGCCATCAACTACGTCAAGTTTCTGCAGCTTCAAGTCAAG GTGCTCGCGACGGACGAGTTCTGGCCAGTGCAAGgggtcatggcgccggagatctCCCAAGTGAAGGAGGCGCTCGATGCCATCTTGTCGTCGACACCGCCCTCGGAGGGCCGAATGAACTGA